The Branchiostoma floridae strain S238N-H82 chromosome 1, Bfl_VNyyK, whole genome shotgun sequence sequence TggaaaagtttattttcaaaagttctttaaaaaatggtcACTACATTCCTAGCATAATGTTTGGACAACACAATAAATGTTTACTGTGAAGGAGAAAGTAAAAACTCACCATGTACAAGATGACAAAGAGCCTTGCTGTGGGATATCTTCTCAGGAAGACTCCAAGACGAATACTGCAGAGAGAGCAACAAAATTATACTAACAATTAACATGAAGGTAATGACAACTGTCATTTTGTCTCTTGAGGTTCAAGAACATACACACGCTTCTGTGCCTACTTGTATATCTTCAAAGGATAGACTTActattacatttttctattgaaTGATGAAAATTGTGTGGCATTATGTCATTCCAACCCAAGCAACTCCCAGTGAAGCTCTAACCTGAATTTGTCTATACTGTTGGCAGCCCTTTTGACTCTGTTGATGGGACTTGTGCCTGACGGGTCCACTTGTAAGAAAGGGGCAGAGCGGACTCGGGCACCTGCAAGAGGAACAGTGGCTACAACAAACAGTCTGAGTTATTTGCCCTAACTTTGGGATGGACCAATTCAAAACACAACTGAAAAGGCATTTGTTCCATCTGCCATCAGCACAAAAGGAAAGACAAGATTCTGGAGTGTTATATCTTAAAAGCACTTAAGCTAGTTCTTCAGCATACATATTTAACTGAAACATCAAGTAATTTCATAAGATGTAATAACCAAGAGCTGCTAAGTCATGCTATGTTTCATATCGTTCTTTTccttttcaaaaaaattaaaatgtcaaaataatgcAGAATACTTCTCACCATCCTCCTCATCCATCCCACCAACGACAGTGTGGCCAGGATGTTTGCCTGCCAGAGGCTGGGCTGCTCGGTATTGTTGCTGCAGGAAAGATGATTGGTACATAATGTTGAGCATACCTGTAAGCTGTCTCACTTATCAGTTATCACTTCATGTGATACTCTAAGCAGAGGTATTTTTTCCATTGTGTCAACACCTGCCACTTCTAACCATCTTCACAACGACTCTCCAGCATTTTGTTGGTAAAAAAAGGTAGATGTAAATCTCTTGACAACTGACCTCTAGCCTTTCTAGCTGTAGCACCAGGGAATTCTTCTCTGTACTGAGGGCTTCCAGCATGGTCTGTTTCTGAATGAGGCTCTCCGTGAGGGAGTGCAGCCGCCCCTCCAGCTCACTCTGGGTTGTAGTGCTCATTGCCTTGGTTGTCATCTGGTTCCTTAGCTTCTGAATCTCTTCTTCTCGGTCCTATTTTACAGTTGAAAAGAAGTGTTAAGTGGAACTGTCCCGAACTGAAGGTATGCTTAATGATAATGTTCAGATGAAGCTATAAAAAGGAGTCACTATCAAAGTAACTTGATACCTTCAGTCTTGTTTGGAaggttgttttttgtttcacCATTTCTTCTTGGATGTAACGCATTTCCTGTGTGAGGAAgcaaagaaaaatgttcaaCAGCTGGTAATAGAGTACAAATGTGGTGGATATGCATCAGCATCAAAACAAATTATTTATGCTAAACCTAACTCTTCATTGAGCATATCACAACACTTCAGAATGACACAACCTGGCAGGAATCCAGGTTAAGGTAAGTTGGCAAATGTCCTCTTACtgtaaataatgtacatgtagtgaatAGTGCTAGACGTGATGCTACTGAAAGGTAGAGGAACTGCAAATCTGTAGTCCACACACCTGCTTCAGGCTGGCAAGTTCTGTCTCAGCATCTTCCCTCAGCTGTTTCTCCTGAGACATGTGGTCCTCAAGTTCTCTGATCTGGTGACGTGACATATCAATCTCTGACTGGAGCTGGGACTCTTGTTCCTAGGAGGtaaatatttcttaagagtCAGTAAATGCCTATAGTTGGGCAAAAAAAGGTagctttcatacatgtaataaactTCAGATGAACATAAAAAATTACATTAGAATTTCTTATGGCAATCACTGTTACTTTCTCACTGCTCCTTACCCCTCAGGTTTGAAGAAGCCAGACTTAACCAATCTCTACCCAGCAGAAGCATGACTATTAGTTATTGTACACTATCACACCTGTAGTTCCAGCCTGGCCTGGTCCAGCTGCATACTGAGGTGTTGGATATCTTCTCTCTGTAGGTCCCTCTCATGTCTCAGCTCCTCCAACTCCAGCCCCACACTAGCCCCTGCTCCTGCAGCTCCAGAATCCACTTCACTACCGCCTTGACGAAGACTATTGATCAGCTTCTCCTTCGACTGGTGCAGAACCAAGGTTTCATATGTTTCAATGTTACTCTTACACTGACTCACCAATGCTAATATAAAATGTGCTGAAAGCATAACATTTTCACATATAAATAAGTGTCCAAGCTCTGAAAAACAAGAAACTGCTGCCCGTTAATCAACAAATTTTGCACATGCTCACTTACATTATCACTGACTTTCCACTTGACCTTTAGCACACTATAGTTGCCATTTTCCCAATTCTCTATTGATTATGACTTTAGTCAGCAGGGAGAAGGGTAATCAGTGCTTTTTTAAGGAAAGTGCAGTGTATATCAATACAACTCTAACCTGTAGAATCCGTGTTGCCTTCTGCTTGTAATCTGACAGCTCCTGTCTGGCTGACTCTGCCGTGGCCTTAGCCTTCTCCATGTGTACAGTCAGATCTGATATCCTCTCTACAAGGTAATATGGCTCAGGAAAACTACATCTCATATATACATGACATACTCAATATGTTGAGTTGGCTGTACTTTGTAGCATTATGTAACATGCTGTTAATCACATTCCTTATGCTGCAGGTCCTATAGCTACTGCATACAGACACAATGAACTCCAGTGGGTTGCTTTACTGACTTCCTGTTTGAGCTCTAAATATCAAACTGTGATCAATGTAAGAAGGATACTCTTGTCGTCCTGGACCTGTTTCTGTGCAGATGTGAGAGACTCAGCCAtactgtgtctgtctgcctccagCTTGTGTTGTCTTTCCATGGCCTCATTCTGGACAAGAAGCAAAGGTAAGTTGTCATACCTTAGAGCAGCTTACTGGGAAATTTGAAAATGTCTCTATCCTTGATACATCTGTTCAATGTAGGGGTATTTCTAGACTAAGCAAAACTCAGGAATTCATCATGCTATATTAGACAGCAATCTACCTTACCACCTTAAACAGTTCTGACATTTGCATATAGTTAGTGCCTTCATAGCTACAAAGATCTGAGCAATCTGGGAAAACTCAGTAACactacaaaaaaagttttgccaGACCTGAGCTATTTTGTAAGACTCCTGTTCTCTCTTCAGGGCAGCCTCTGCCTCATGCAGCTTCTCCCTCAGACTGTCCAATGCCTGGCTGTGGATCCCACTGGAATCACTATGGTCTCTCAGGATCCTACATTTAAGTGTGGGAAAGAACCATTCTTATTGTGCAACAGATTACAGCAAAGGAATCAATATAAACAGCAGATGCAAGTTCACCCTATATACTAAGTATAGTCACATACTGGTAGCTGACGCTAGATCATACAAAGGTAACTTCTCACTGAATGAAACACAGCTACAGGAGTTGTATAAAGGCTGTCTGATGATAGCTACATGGTACATGAGCTACTCTCACCTGTCCTTCTCACTCTGCAGCTCTTCCACCATGGTCCTCTTGGCCTTGAGTTCCTGGTCAGCCTCGTCCAGCCTGACCTTCAGTACGGCCAGCTGGGCATCCTTGGTGGTGATGGCCTCCGTCAGGTCCTCCTCTCGTGACCGCAGCTCACGGATAATCCTGTCTGTCTGGGACGCCCCTGACGACATGGTGTCCAGTCGCTGTTTGGTACGTGTCACTTCTGAAATGTTCAGCGGAAGTGATATATCTCACAACTTCAACATGTATTTATTCAATTATTTATCAAAATTCCcaacaatatgtacattttgtatagttgctATATTACTAACCTCCATAATGTTGGACCAAATAGAAGTTATATTTGGATAAtccttttttctgtattttcctcTTTAGTTTTATGATCAATGACATTTTTAACGTCAACAAAAGGACAACAAAATCCAACCATCTTCACCTGCTTTCAATTGGAATTTTTTCCCCTTTCAATACAAAACCCTTCCCTTTAGTCATCACATTGTGTGATAAAGGTAACATGTGATGGTAGAAGGGAGACTACCACCCACCTTCCTGGGCAGCCTTGCACCTCTGGATGAGGGAGGTCATCTCCTGGTTCAGGGAGGCCACCTCTGACCTTAGCAGGTTGTTCTCCAGTGTCAAGGAGGATACCTGTACAGCGTGGCATACACATCTAAATCTGACCAACTGAAACAagattcttgaactagtttaactgtaatatcaaacacaaaaattggaatcaCCCAAATTTGTGACTGAAcaggtgagtccaatttttgtgttggatattacaattgaactatttcaagaatgacttctaccaacacagatgaactttcaagctaagATATAGCATTGCTTGCCACCCTTAAGCTTGTGGATACCACACTAGAGTATTCTTGTGTCATAGTTTTCATCAACAAGGGAGAGAATAGTCCCTTTGAATCCTACCCGGTAACAGAGCTCAATGCCAACTTCAATATGCTGGGAACAAAAGTCCCACTATAGAAGCTATAATGTTGGTACCTGTTGTCTGAGAGGCTGGTCATCACTGGACTCACTGCTGGTTGGCAAGCCATCACTGCCATCAGAACTACCATTTGTTGTAGGTTCGCTGGATGGGGGCTCACTGATGTCTGTCACAGTCTGGGACATTTCCCCTGAGTTTGCATGAGACAAGATTTATGTGATGTTGTGCAATGCTAGTGTGTTTGTCTGCTCCTATTTGCACAGAAATGTTCTTTGTAATCAAGCACAACTCTTTTAGTGACAGACTAGTCACTAGTCACTAGCTCTTTAACCTTCTTTAATTTCAATCATTAGTTTACCACTAGCAAATACGATAATTTCATTTACCTTCAAAGTTGTTAAAACAGTTAAAGATGTTCCAATCTTAATGTAATACAATCCAATCTAGAATTTCTGCAGGTTGAGTTCAAAGTAAAGTGTTGAAAGTACACAAAGTTATATCAAGCCTTACACAGGGTCAGTTGGGGAAAACAGCTTTTTCAATAAAAATTTCACATCAATATAATGTTTATCACATACTTTCTGTACAGTTCATTTATTTGACTTCATTTAATAAGCAAAAGTTAACTAGGTGTTTATATTTTGTTCCATGTTGGAAAAAAgtacatgcaaatttttaaatGCTACTGTTCAGTACCAAATAAAATACTTTTGTATACACATCAcaaattggaacattttgattTAAAAGTTTTAAGTTAAGATTAATTCAAAAGTAACTTGTCGTAGCTTTTCATGTCCATTCCTTCTTTTACTTATGCAAGTGGCAAAAAAATTGTTCTCTTTAAAGTTGACAATAACAATATTAGTGTAGTAACCTGGCATTTTGCTCTGCAACATTTGTGTGTAGATAGTTCTGACAAAAAGTTGCAATATTAAGTGTCTGTGATTAGTAAGAAGAAGCCTGCCACCATGCAACCTTGTCACCCAGGACTGCAAGAATGTCACACCTACCACTCCCAGTCTGCTGCACAGAGGGGGTAGGCATCACATTCTCTGCAACAAAACCACATGGTTGGGCCATGGTGTGGGCATGGTTAGATTGCAGGAGAAGATTGCATTGCATTTAGATCTTTTAATGAGAGCAATGTTACTTATTTCTTTTAATCTGCAGCACAAGcagtataataaaaaaagtagGTAGATTTGTATTTCTCCGTTTTTTGCTAGACATATGCAAGCGGTATCTATTTTTGTGCTAACAGTTCTactgcattttgtatttattcaaATTTGTTATTTTAACTTAGTGATGTATATAATCTCTGAACACATggcaaaatcaaaattttcaaactgGTTTAATCCTTGTTTATGAAGAGCAAACAAATATTCCCACAGCCTATTGCTAATTGGGGCATTAAGGTTGCTAAATGTGTAATGTTAGGCATCCCCAGGACGTGCTGAATCCTGTCTTCTTTGTATTGTGCACTgatatcttttttattttctttagcAAAACACCATGTTATGTTAGATTTGTACTGTATCTGTGTTGTAGTTTATGATTAGCAGATGAAAAGATATGTCTGTTCCACAGATGTCAAAGCCTTTGATTTACTTCCAAAGGCAAAAAGATAAGATACCCACCCTTTGCCTCCACTGCCATGGAGCTGTACGATGTACTGCCTTCTGTGTATGCTGACACTGAGGAGGAATCACTGGATTGTCTGGAGTGCTTCCCACCTGTGGAACTGGGCTCAGCGGCCCTTGTGACATCCCTTTTCTTCTCCGCTGCTGGAAAGGTGTTTGGGCTATTAAGGAATTCAAAAAGTTTCTCATCTTCGTCCCTAGGTTTCTTCCTCCCATAAGCCCTCTGTGGGGAGCCCTGGGAGATTGTCCCTAGGCTGGGGACGCGGGGAATCCCGCTGGCTGTCCGAGGGCTGGACAGGCTCACCATACTTGCTGAGGTGTGCAGAGCCTGTGTCTCCATCCGGGGTGGTTCAGGAGGTCCGGGCCTCTCATACCTGGCCGTCTCCACATGGTGGCTCCTCTGCACCCCTGGGGCTGGCTGGCTGGGCACGGACTTCCCCGTCTCTCCCTCCCCCTCAGCCTGCAGGGCCTGGGCAGCAGTCTGGTCAACCTTATTCAGGAGTGCCTCAGCTTTACCAGCAAAGTCTGATATCCAAGACATGGCTGAGACTTCACCTCACCCTGCAATCAGAAATCACAATCAAGGCTCTGCAAGAGGATATACAGAATTAATGGAGTTCATTGGACAGGTTAAAAGAAACTTAGAAAATCCTTTGCTATCTGGTCTTGCGCCTACCCTATCCCCGCCCACCACAAATAGCTGAATCTGATGTAATCTAAGGTTATTTACTTCTTCTCACAGCACATAACGGGGGGTGCTGTAAATAAATACTACCtataattttgtaaacaatcaCGTCCTTCTAGATCTTTGATTCTCCGAGCTTCTCTTCCTGTCACCAACAGAAAATTCTTAAATTTCAGACATCCAAGAACAAGCTCATATCTAACATGATAATACCCAAACGACAACGAAAATACACGAAAACATCCAAAATATTTTGTCGAAAATCGAAAAGTGCGAATCAGGAAGCCAGCTGGAGATTTATTTTCAGTCAGTGTGATAAAAGACGGCCAAGCCACGAAAAATGTATATCATCTTAATATCAAGATAAAAAATCTACCTTGTACCTTTCAGTTGGTAATCAGCTACAGGGTTTTTAACACCTAGAAAGGGAAAGTTTGCTCGTACTTGGACTCTCCAGCGGACGAAAACATGGCGACGTGTAAATCGTGACGTCAGAGTGAACTTCgagctttcacctttgacatcaGCATGGCCGTCGACGAAAGACAGCGTGAAAGTTTGAAGAAGATATAAATTCTTGCCAGTCTACAGTCAATTTTACCCCCAATACCCACAAAAAAGAAAGGCATAGATAATAATGAGAGTCGTGGCATTGATCAGGTAAGTGCATGACTGTTATGAACGTTTTTTAAGGAAGGAGAAGGCAAAGCCCgccttttttgtgtgaaaaatcTGGTCTTAATCAAGAGCGCTTAATTAATCTGGTCTTAATTTACGTTTACATCCAGGTTGTCAAAGATCCGAAGGATCCTAAAAGAACAGTGTAGCTTAGTTTTAATGGTTCAGAGATTTAAAGACAGTTTCTAAGACATTATGTTGACAAGTCCACGTGGAAGTTGACTGACAAAAGGTGGTGATTTGTTGTTGATTGTTACCCAGAAGACAAGCTGTAAATATTCTCATTCCGACCTTTATGCTATTTTCATGAACTTACAGTGGAGGTAAAGACAGCTGCTACAACATGATGCAGTGTGTAGCAGAAGGGCACCAGATAGTTGCTTTGGCAAACCTTCGGCCCCAGGGGAAAGGTGAGGTTGGCTCAGATTTTACTTCCAAATTATATTCATATGTTCACTGAATTCAAGAATTGAGTACTAGTAGTGGCTCTGGTAATTTTCAGTACAGCTACTCTTTAGCTACTACTACTGATACTTCAAATTGTAGAAGAGGCGAGGAAAAACAATCTTCTGGCTCCAAGGATTCAAAGCCGCACCAACCCCAGACTGCCAGTGCCAGGTCACAAACCCAACGCCGCTAAccactgtaacagtggggttcaagcaccgccaaccgaccatgccaaatgcctCTCAGGCTTTTGGCCGAATCGGTTGCGTGCTTTGTTTTGTGGGCTTGGATGCCCGGGTCCGGCGCGATAGGTGGCGGGTTCGAGCTTGGAGTAAGAACTGCTCTACTCGCCTCTAGCTCTAGTGCTCCACTAGTTCCCatcgccggccctgtgagtaacaggagAGAGATGTGACACACAGGGATATCAAACTCGGAGGTTCGAGGacaaatcttgaaaagaaaggaggagtagtgtaacagtggggatCAAGTGCTGCCAAACAGACCACggcaacagctctgagcttttggcgttgtggtttgcacgttgcaTTTGTGATCTGGCTGCCCGGGTTCAGCGCagattcgaatcccgggagttgggatattgtttttttctgtaattCTACTCCCTTGTTGTTTCACAACTAGGCCAAAAGGTTGGACCATTTCGCATGGTCAGTTTGTTGGCagttgaaccccactgttacaaaatCCACAATAATCTAACATGTACAAAGGACTTAAAATCTTACAACCCAAACTATAATTATTAAGAACTTGTTAGTTTATTATGTTATAGGCATGTCTGATGTCCTATTTTTGTTGAGAACACCTTTGATATTTGCTACATGTGAACTGAGAATCTCTGTCTCTTTTGCAGATGAGCTGGACAGCTACATGTTCCAGACAGTAGGCCATGATGCCATTGACCTGTATGCAGAGGCCATGAGCCTCCCCCTGTTCAGGCGTACCATCCAGGGAGGGTCCGTGCAGGTGGGTATGGACTACACTCCTACTGATGCAGATGAGGTGGAGGATCTATTTCTCCTGCTTCAAGAAATAAAGGTTTGTTCTAGTATGTTTGGTAAGTTGTTGTTGTAGACTTATAGAAACCTTTGTTTTAGACATAAGAAACTTGATAAGAAAACCCTACTTGGAATTTTAATTCAAATAGTCTGTTATAAGTATAACTATTCTTATATTGGGGATGCCTGAATTTCAGTTATGATTTATATTGCTTTTGAATTTTAGTTTTGTATTGTTATGGTTTACATTGAAATCTTTGGTTATCATTTGAGTTTTATAATTCTCTTGGATGATTCCCcaagtttgtattttttgtttataaATTTGAAAAACCCAATAAAAAGATTCTGAAAAAGAAtttggaaacacacacacacacacatacagacacaataGTATGATATATAAGAGCTTGAAGCAACATTATACTTAAAAATGCAAATTACAGTTGATTGTATTTCTGCTTATTGCCATGGGTCAATGTAATGATAGTAGTATAATTATATGTACTAGATTTCCATTTccaaatgaaagctcatctgtgttggtagaatctaTGTACTAGCTATGTACTAGGTTTAAAGTGAATATGCACCATAATCAATAAAGCATTTCTTATCATAAAAAGAAGCTTTAGATATGTTGTTACTTTGTTACAATAAAAAATCTGACTGCTGAGATGTTGTATGATGAGAACCAGTAGGTGATGATGCATGCAGTTTGAGATGGATAGCAGGGCCTCCTATCTACTCATTTAAGTATTGCAACAGCAGCACTGACAATATGATGTTTGCATGCATGGCCTGTTTACAGACCATCAGTATAGGTCATATCTAATCTCACCTAATCTGCGCCATTTCTCTCTAGGAGGAAGTTGAGATTGAAGCTGTCTCTGTTGGAGCCATTCTGTCTGATTACCAGAGAGTCAGGGTGGAGAATGTGTAAGATATGATCAAAACTGGTATTTCTGCAACTTGAATAGaatttttgatttgattaattgtaGATTGTGGGACTGGCATTTGGCCAGGCTTTTAAATCATTATGATAAATAAAAGGATTGATAGCCTTAAATCTTCACATTTAGCATCTTGTTCAGGATGACGTTTTGGTTTGTCATTAAAATGCGAAGATGTACCagggttaaataaaggttgaaagaaaataatgtaCTGGTAACAGTATTATTCAATGAACAAAGACATTTGTATAACTTATACATGCTTCTGATGTTGTTGAAAATCGAACTTGCAAATCATACCTCCAGTTTTGATTCCTGTCGCAAGGTAATCAAGCTAATATGTGCTTATGACATCATAGTAAATATAGCAGCCAGTTCTGAACCTGGCGCTGTAGCTTGCCAAAAAAGTTCTTTTGAGAAGCAGAAAGTCAAactttaagaaaacttgcaactGTGTGTACAgtacttaaaggggcattccactccacacgggagtgttattttccgataaatattaattttaggaagtgataactgcatactacttcacatcatacgataaagtacccagttgctccacatgcctcaaaagcattcagtcttctactaaactccccaagtaccctctaattgaattaatcctatggctgaatacaatgcaaaacttttaggtaaggttacaaaactaatttcaggtttgctaagaaatctcgtcttgttcttgtattctttgctatcttatgagcaatttgccttctcggtgtgcttagtgTACCTCATTTCTTCCGAAAATACGTACGATAAAcacagtgtctatgcgtatagggaatgtatgggtagggtctgcatgggtttagtgagtgtcattattgtacacatcacgtaattcatcccaaggtgaattccacaaaattcggctgattatgtattcattgccacattatctagtggaaaacaagactcccttctggagtggaatgcccctttaatgaTGATTATGCTCTGTTTGCTTCATAAAAGAATTTTTGTAAGTGGCAGTACAAGGTTCTGAACTGGCTGTAGTGTTAGCCATGACGTTAGAGGCGGAAATTATCTTTATGTTATGGTGGCAGGAATCAAGAACCAGAAGTATGATTTATAAGAttcaatgttcaataacatcagaagagTGTATACTttctagtgtttttttttcattggaaTAACAATAATCATATATACTTTTTATCAGGAATTGTTGAATTTTTACTTTGATTTTAGTGCCATTGGTGACATTAGCACTATATGTATACGATTAGTGTTggtgatgaactccacagctgtgatcTCTCAGTTACTAAAAATTAAGATATTTCAAGAGCACTTAAACCCTATACACCCTTCTGCTTGatatatgtttacatgtacatgtacaccatatTTGATACAGTGCTTTGTTCACTGAATGCACCTGTGTAACTTGTACAGCTGCTCCAGACTAGGCCTTACATCCCTTGGGTATTTATGGCGCAGAGATCAACAAGAGCTCCTTCAGGA is a genomic window containing:
- the LOC118414558 gene encoding golgin subfamily A member 5-like isoform X1; the protein is MSWISDFAGKAEALLNKVDQTAAQALQAEGEGETGKSVPSQPAPGVQRSHHVETARYERPGPPEPPRMETQALHTSASMVSLSSPRTASGIPRVPSLGTISQGSPQRAYGRKKPRDEDEKLFEFLNSPNTFPAAEKKRDVTRAAEPSSTGGKHSRQSSDSSSVSAYTEGSTSYSSMAVEAKENVMPTPSVQQTGSGEMSQTVTDISEPPSSEPTTNGSSDGSDGLPTSSESSDDQPLRQQVSSLTLENNLLRSEVASLNQEMTSLIQRCKAAQEEVTRTKQRLDTMSSGASQTDRIIRELRSREEDLTEAITTKDAQLAVLKVRLDEADQELKAKRTMVEELQSEKDRILRDHSDSSGIHSQALDSLREKLHEAEAALKREQESYKIAQNEAMERQHKLEADRHSMAESLTSAQKQVQDDKKRISDLTVHMEKAKATAESARQELSDYKQKATRILQSKEKLINSLRQGGSEVDSGAAGAGASVGLELEELRHERDLQREDIQHLSMQLDQARLELQEQESQLQSEIDMSRHQIRELEDHMSQEKQLREDAETELASLKQEMRYIQEEMVKQKTTFQTRLKDREEEIQKLRNQMTTKAMSTTTQSELEGRLHSLTESLIQKQTMLEALSTEKNSLVLQLERLEQQYRAAQPLAGKHPGHTVVGGMDEEDATVPLAGARVRSAPFLQVDPSGTSPINRVKRAANSIDKFSIRLGVFLRRYPTARLFVILYMVLLHLWVMIVLLTYTPEIHTGEQFHSDLKQPHPDQP
- the LOC118414558 gene encoding golgin subfamily A member 5-like isoform X3, with the translated sequence MSWISDFAGKAEALLNKVDQTAAQALQAEGEGETGKSVPSQPAPGVQRSHHVETARYERPGPPEPPRMETQALHTSASMVSLSSPRTASGIPRVPSLGTISQGSPQRAYGRKKPRDEDEKLFEFLNSPNTFPAAEKKRDVTRAAEPSSTGGKHSRQSSDSSSVSAYTEGSTSYSSMAVEAKGEMSQTVTDISEPPSSEPTTNGSSDGSDGLPTSSESSDDQPLRQQVSSLTLENNLLRSEVASLNQEMTSLIQRCKAAQEEVTRTKQRLDTMSSGASQTDRIIRELRSREEDLTEAITTKDAQLAVLKVRLDEADQELKAKRTMVEELQSEKDRILRDHSDSSGIHSQALDSLREKLHEAEAALKREQESYKIAQNEAMERQHKLEADRHSMAESLTSAQKQVQDDKKRISDLTVHMEKAKATAESARQELSDYKQKATRILQSKEKLINSLRQGGSEVDSGAAGAGASVGLELEELRHERDLQREDIQHLSMQLDQARLELQEQESQLQSEIDMSRHQIRELEDHMSQEKQLREDAETELASLKQEMRYIQEEMVKQKTTFQTRLKDREEEIQKLRNQMTTKAMSTTTQSELEGRLHSLTESLIQKQTMLEALSTEKNSLVLQLERLEQQYRAAQPLAGKHPGHTVVGGMDEEDATVPLAGARVRSAPFLQVDPSGTSPINRVKRAANSIDKFSIRLGVFLRRYPTARLFVILYMVLLHLWVMIVLLTYTPEIHTGEQFHSDLKQPHPDQP
- the LOC118414558 gene encoding golgin subfamily A member 5-like isoform X2, yielding MSWISDFAGKAEALLNKVDQTAAQALQAEGEGETGKSVPSQPAPGVQRSHHVETARYERPGPPEPPRMETQALHTSASMVSLSSPRTASGIPRVPSLGTISQGSPQRAYGRKKPRDEDEKLFEFLNSPNTFPAAEKKRDVTRAAEPSSTGGKHSRQSSDSSSVSAYTEGSTSYSSMAVEAKENVMPTPSVQQTGSGEMSQTVTDISEPPSSEPTTNGSSDGSDGLPTSSESSDDQPLRQQVSSLTLENNLLRSEVASLNQEMTSLIQRCKAAQEEVTRTKQRLDTMSSGASQTDRIIRELRSREEDLTEAITTKDAQLAVLKVRLDEADQELKAKRTMVEELQSEKDRILRDHSDSSGIHSQALDSLREKLHEAEAALKREQESYKIAQNEAMERQHKLEADRHSMAESLTSAQKQVQDDKKRISDLTVHMEKAKATAESARQELSDYKQKATRILQSKEKLINSLRQGGSEVDSGAAGAGASVGLELEELRHERDLQREDIQHLSMQLDQARLELQEQESQLQSEIDMSRHQIRELEDHMSQEKQLREDAETELASLKQEMRYIQEEMVKQKTTFQTRLKDREEEIQKLRNQMTTKAMSTTTQSELEGRLHSLTESLIQKQTMLEALSTEKNSLVLQLERLEQQYRAAQPLAGKHPGHTVVGGMDEEDGARVRSAPFLQVDPSGTSPINRVKRAANSIDKFSIRLGVFLRRYPTARLFVILYMVLLHLWVMIVLLTYTPEIHTGEQFHSDLKQPHPDQP